One genomic window of Microbaculum marinisediminis includes the following:
- the rsmI gene encoding 16S rRNA (cytidine(1402)-2'-O)-methyltransferase, whose amino-acid sequence MRDQEQDSAAGRRSPDSASVLAAIANAPSDPPGLYVVATPIGNLADITLRALRILARADVVACEDTRVTRKLMSRYGLSTPLLSYHEHNAEARRPELMARLAAGEIVALVTDAGTPLVSDPGSRLVEAARAGGREVYAVPGASAVLAGLVVAGLPADRFWFEGFLPPKQAARRARIADLTGINGTLVLYEAPHRVAAALADLADGLGPRPAALARELTKRYETVARGTLADLAAQRAEDGAPKGEIVLIIGPPAPGSLVPSLSDAEIDDRLAARAAEIGVKRAAAELAAETGRKRADLYRRALDLGAGGRVPGKGTDGNGPDGKGRDGKGRDGQDDG is encoded by the coding sequence ATGCGGGATCAGGAGCAGGACAGCGCGGCCGGACGCCGGTCTCCGGACTCCGCGTCGGTGCTGGCGGCGATCGCCAACGCACCCTCCGACCCGCCGGGCCTCTACGTGGTGGCGACGCCGATCGGCAACCTCGCCGACATCACCTTGCGCGCGCTCCGCATCCTCGCCCGCGCCGACGTCGTCGCCTGCGAGGACACCCGTGTCACCCGCAAGCTGATGAGCCGCTATGGCCTGTCGACACCGCTCCTGTCCTATCACGAGCACAATGCCGAGGCGCGCCGGCCCGAGCTGATGGCCCGGCTCGCCGCCGGCGAGATCGTCGCCCTCGTCACCGACGCGGGCACGCCGCTGGTGTCCGACCCCGGTTCCCGGCTGGTCGAGGCCGCCCGCGCCGGGGGGCGCGAGGTCTACGCGGTGCCCGGCGCCTCGGCGGTGCTCGCCGGTCTCGTCGTCGCCGGCCTGCCGGCGGACCGCTTCTGGTTCGAGGGATTCCTGCCGCCGAAACAGGCGGCCCGGCGCGCCCGCATCGCCGACCTTACCGGCATAAACGGCACCCTCGTCCTCTACGAGGCGCCGCACCGGGTCGCCGCCGCGCTTGCCGATCTCGCCGACGGTCTCGGGCCCCGCCCGGCCGCGCTCGCCCGCGAGCTGACCAAGCGCTACGAGACGGTCGCGCGCGGCACGCTGGCCGACCTGGCGGCGCAACGCGCCGAGGACGGCGCGCCGAAGGGCGAGATCGTGCTGATCATCGGCCCGCCCGCGCCGGGAAGCCTTGTGCCGTCGCTGTCGGACGCCGAGATCGACGACCGGCTCGCCGCCCGCGCGGCCGAGATCGGCGTCAAGCGCGCCGCCGCCGAGCTTGCCGCCGAAACCGGTCGCAAACGCGCCGATCTCTATCGCCGGGCCCTCGACCTGGGCGCCGGGGGCCGTGTGCCAGGGAAGGGCACAGATGGGAATGGCCCAGATGGGAAGGGTCGGGATGGGAAGGGCCGGGATGGCCAGGACGACGGCTGA
- the ubiT gene encoding ubiquinone anaerobic biosynthesis accessory factor UbiT, protein MASLPSMSVPARAQSSSPPLPAFVRDIPAVLLAAVPLAVLQPLFNRIAAHVARTRPELFARLGPHTGKYYLIDPRDLPFVLVLRPDATSPYLKAHRRHEHPHHDAVIAGTFLDLLEMIDGSLDGDALFFSRDLRIGGDTEAVVALRNALDDFEGSALDSVLSSFGLLSRPAATAVAALRALAARNRQGSRHE, encoded by the coding sequence TTGGCTAGCCTGCCGTCCATGTCGGTTCCGGCGCGCGCCCAGTCCTCGTCTCCGCCTCTGCCCGCCTTCGTCAGGGATATCCCGGCGGTGTTGCTCGCCGCGGTGCCTCTCGCCGTGCTGCAACCGCTGTTCAACCGGATCGCGGCCCATGTCGCCCGCACCCGCCCGGAGCTGTTCGCCCGTCTCGGCCCCCATACCGGGAAATATTACCTGATCGATCCGCGCGACCTGCCGTTCGTCCTGGTGCTGCGGCCGGATGCGACGAGCCCCTATCTGAAGGCCCACCGGCGGCACGAGCACCCGCACCACGACGCCGTGATCGCCGGGACCTTCCTCGATCTGCTCGAGATGATCGACGGCTCGCTCGACGGCGACGCGCTGTTCTTCTCCCGCGATCTCCGGATCGGCGGCGATACCGAGGCGGTGGTGGCGCTGCGCAACGCGCTGGACGATTTCGAGGGCAGCGCGCTCGACAGCGTGCTGTCGTCCTTCGGGCTCCTGTCGCGGCCGGCCGCCACCGCCGTCGCCGCCCTGCGCGCGCTTGCCGCCCGAAACAGGCAAGGGAGCAGGCATGAGTGA
- the ubiU gene encoding ubiquinone anaerobic biosynthesis protein UbiU codes for MSEAPSSETGMTDGFVRPDLVCPAGTPAALRTAVDAGADAVYCGLQNETNARNFPGLNFTPAELESAVDYANARGAKVLLAVNTFPPAGRFAIWRDAVDLGARLGIDALIVADMGVADYAARTYPDLRLHLSVQAGASSPEAIRFFCREVGVKRVVLPRILTVAEIAAIHHQIPCEIEAFVFGNIGMMAEGRCSLTNYVTGVSTNMDGVCSPAADVRYEEDARHTLTTRLGPFVIDRFAAGESAGYPTICKGRYLCGARDGAYYAFEEPVSLNLSALLPDLMRAGVTALKIEGRQRSRAYVRSVVAAFRRAVDDIMAGRDAQLAELLALTEGHRQTEGAFAGKTWR; via the coding sequence ATGAGTGAAGCGCCGAGTTCCGAGACAGGCATGACCGACGGCTTCGTCCGCCCCGATCTGGTGTGCCCGGCGGGCACGCCGGCGGCGTTGCGGACCGCCGTCGACGCCGGCGCCGACGCCGTCTATTGCGGGCTGCAGAACGAGACCAACGCCCGCAACTTTCCCGGCCTGAACTTCACCCCGGCGGAGCTGGAATCGGCGGTCGACTACGCCAATGCCCGCGGCGCCAAGGTTCTTCTCGCCGTCAACACCTTCCCGCCGGCCGGGCGATTCGCGATCTGGCGCGATGCGGTCGATCTCGGCGCCCGCCTCGGCATCGATGCGCTCATCGTCGCCGACATGGGCGTGGCCGATTACGCCGCCCGCACCTATCCCGATCTTCGGCTGCACCTCTCCGTCCAGGCCGGCGCCTCCTCGCCGGAGGCGATCCGGTTCTTCTGCCGGGAGGTCGGCGTCAAGCGCGTGGTGCTCCCGCGCATCCTCACGGTGGCCGAGATCGCCGCGATCCACCACCAGATTCCCTGCGAGATCGAGGCCTTCGTCTTCGGCAATATCGGCATGATGGCCGAGGGCCGCTGCAGCCTCACCAACTACGTGACCGGCGTGTCGACCAACATGGACGGCGTCTGCTCGCCGGCCGCCGACGTGCGCTACGAGGAAGACGCCCGGCACACCCTGACGACGCGGCTCGGTCCGTTCGTCATCGATCGCTTCGCCGCCGGCGAAAGCGCCGGCTACCCGACCATCTGCAAGGGGCGCTACCTGTGCGGCGCGCGCGACGGCGCCTATTACGCCTTCGAGGAGCCGGTCAGCCTGAACCTGTCGGCGCTGCTGCCCGACCTGATGCGCGCCGGCGTCACCGCCCTGAAGATCGAGGGTCGACAGCGCAGCCGCGCCTATGTCAGGTCGGTCGTCGCCGCGTTCCGACGCGCCGTCGACGACATCATGGCCGGCCGCGACGCGCAGCTCGCCGAGCTGCTGGCCCTGACCGAGGGCCACCGGCAGACCGAGGGGGCGTTCGCGGGCAAGACGTGGAGGTAG
- the gshB gene encoding glutathione synthase, which produces MMLKVAVQMDPIETIKIQGDTTFALMLEGQARGHALSYYNPDTMAMRDSAVSALVAPVEVRDIEGDHYGLGDYERRSLSDFDAILMRQDPPFDMHYISATHLLEHIHPKTLVVNDPAHVRNAPEKLFVMNFPDLMPPTLVTRDRAEIEAFRAEFGDIVMKPLYGHGGGAVFRITREDLNFGSLYDLFAVTFREPWVVQRFLPEVKDGDKRILLVDGEFAGAVNRVPAENDLRSNMVRGGAARATDLSAREREICERIGPALRERGFLLVGIDVIGGNLTEINVTSPTGVRAVKKLGGPDAAALVWDRIEAIRKGK; this is translated from the coding sequence ATGATGTTGAAAGTCGCGGTGCAGATGGATCCGATCGAGACGATCAAGATCCAGGGCGACACCACCTTCGCGCTGATGCTCGAAGGCCAGGCGCGCGGGCACGCCCTGAGCTACTACAATCCCGATACGATGGCGATGCGCGACAGTGCGGTCTCGGCCCTGGTCGCCCCCGTCGAGGTGCGCGACATCGAAGGCGACCACTACGGCCTCGGCGACTACGAGCGGCGCAGCCTGAGCGACTTCGACGCGATCCTGATGCGGCAGGATCCGCCCTTCGACATGCACTACATCTCCGCGACCCATCTGCTCGAGCACATCCACCCGAAGACGCTGGTGGTCAACGATCCGGCCCATGTCCGCAACGCGCCGGAAAAGCTCTTCGTGATGAATTTCCCGGACCTGATGCCGCCGACGCTGGTCACCCGCGACCGCGCCGAGATCGAGGCGTTCCGCGCCGAGTTCGGCGACATCGTGATGAAGCCACTCTACGGCCACGGCGGCGGTGCGGTGTTCCGCATCACCCGCGAGGACCTGAACTTCGGCTCGCTCTACGACCTGTTCGCCGTCACCTTCCGCGAGCCCTGGGTGGTCCAGCGTTTCCTGCCCGAGGTGAAGGACGGCGACAAGCGCATCCTGCTGGTCGACGGCGAGTTCGCCGGCGCGGTCAATCGCGTGCCCGCCGAGAACGACCTGCGCTCCAACATGGTGCGCGGCGGCGCGGCGCGGGCGACCGATCTGAGCGCGCGCGAACGCGAGATCTGCGAGCGCATCGGCCCGGCGCTGAGGGAGCGTGGCTTCCTGCTCGTCGGCATCGACGTGATCGGCGGCAATCTCACCGAGATCAACGTCACCTCGCCGACCGGCGTGCGCGCGGTGAAGAAACTCGGCGGACCGGATGCGGCCGCCCTCGTGTGGGACCGCATCGAGGCGATCCGCAAGGGAAAATAG
- a CDS encoding YraN family protein gives MARTTADRRRSERFGRLAETATVLLYLSRGYRPLARRLRTPVGELDLIVLRGRTLVPVEVKLRATAADAAFAITARNRRRILDATRWWLARHPDHARYTVRFDVVLWSPWSWPRRIAGAFEAEA, from the coding sequence ATGGCCAGGACGACGGCTGATCGCCGGCGCTCGGAACGGTTCGGCCGGCTCGCGGAGACCGCGACCGTGTTGCTCTATCTTTCGCGCGGCTACCGGCCGCTCGCCCGCCGCCTGCGCACCCCCGTCGGCGAGCTCGATCTCATCGTGCTGCGCGGCAGGACGCTGGTGCCCGTCGAGGTGAAGCTGCGCGCCACCGCCGCCGACGCGGCCTTCGCGATCACGGCGCGAAATCGGCGGCGAATTCTCGATGCCACCCGCTGGTGGCTTGCGCGCCACCCCGATCATGCCCGATACACGGTCCGCTTCGACGTGGTGCTGTGGTCGCCGTGGTCGTGGCCGCGGCGGATCGCCGGCGCGTTCGAGGCGGAAGCGTGA
- the grpE gene encoding nucleotide exchange factor GrpE, whose translation MSDETRQTAAANEATEAENRATENRADGTPATEMPNAKMSDGGATAPEPDPIETLKTENADLRDRLLRTVAEMENLRKRAEREVREAGQYAISRFAHDLLGVGDNMRRALEAVGGEAREAADSVLIGLLDGVEMTERELLKTLEKHGVTRIAPQGERFDPNFHQAMFEVPDESVPSGTVVQVVQSGYKIGERCLRPAMVGVSKGGPKAAKPESAETAPDGPPQVDKTA comes from the coding sequence ATGAGCGACGAAACCAGACAGACCGCCGCCGCGAACGAGGCCACCGAGGCCGAGAACCGGGCCACCGAGAACCGGGCCGACGGGACGCCAGCTACCGAGATGCCGAACGCCAAGATGTCAGACGGTGGGGCGACCGCGCCGGAGCCCGATCCGATCGAGACGCTGAAGACCGAGAACGCCGACCTGCGCGACCGGCTGTTGCGCACGGTCGCCGAGATGGAGAACCTGCGCAAGCGCGCCGAGCGCGAAGTCCGGGAAGCCGGGCAATACGCGATTTCGCGCTTCGCCCACGACCTGCTCGGCGTCGGCGACAACATGCGCCGGGCGCTTGAGGCCGTCGGCGGAGAGGCCCGCGAGGCCGCCGACAGCGTGCTGATCGGCCTGCTCGACGGCGTCGAGATGACCGAGCGCGAGCTGTTGAAGACGCTGGAGAAGCACGGCGTCACCCGCATCGCGCCTCAGGGCGAGAGGTTCGATCCGAACTTCCACCAGGCGATGTTCGAGGTGCCGGACGAGAGCGTGCCGTCGGGCACCGTCGTGCAGGTGGTGCAGTCGGGCTACAAGATCGGCGAGCGCTGCCTGCGGCCGGCGATGGTCGGCGTGTCCAAGGGCGGCCCGAAGGCGGCGAAGCCGGAATCCGCCGAAACCGCGCCGGACGGCCCGCCGCAGGTCGACAAGACGGCCTGA
- the hemW gene encoding radical SAM family heme chaperone HemW, with protein sequence MIEPGRAYGMLDEEGRFGVYVHWPFCAAKCPYCDFNSHVRRGIDQTPYARALSTEIAHMATLAPGRTVGSVFFGGGTPSLMAPETVATVLEAIAARWPVADDVEVTLEANPTSVEAGRFRAYRQAGVNRVSLGVQALRDDVLKFLGRLHDRAEALAALEVARSTFERVSFDMIYARPGQTEAQWREELDEACGFAGEHLSLYQLTIEPETPFAALQARGRLVVPEDDAARGLYDVTLETTAARGLPAYEISNHARPGAECRHNLVYWRGGEWAGVGPGAHGRLNLDMGRSAVSTIRSPEAWRAAVEAHGHGIEDKTPLTPAEVADEFLVMGLRLIDGVNVDRYRVLAGKPFNPNRIADLVDYGLLEELPGHRLRATPAGFAVLNAVVADLAA encoded by the coding sequence ATGATCGAACCGGGCCGCGCATACGGGATGCTGGACGAGGAGGGACGGTTCGGCGTCTACGTTCACTGGCCGTTCTGCGCGGCCAAGTGCCCCTATTGCGACTTCAATTCCCATGTCCGCCGCGGCATCGATCAGACGCCCTATGCCCGGGCGCTTTCCACCGAGATCGCCCACATGGCGACGCTGGCGCCGGGGCGCACGGTCGGCTCGGTCTTCTTCGGCGGCGGCACGCCGTCGCTGATGGCGCCCGAGACCGTCGCGACGGTGCTCGAGGCGATCGCGGCGCGCTGGCCGGTGGCCGACGACGTCGAGGTCACGCTGGAGGCCAACCCGACGAGCGTCGAGGCCGGCCGATTCCGCGCCTATCGCCAGGCCGGCGTCAATCGGGTCTCGCTCGGCGTCCAGGCGCTCCGGGACGACGTCCTCAAATTCCTCGGCCGTCTGCACGACCGCGCCGAGGCGCTGGCCGCGCTGGAGGTCGCTCGCTCGACCTTCGAGCGCGTCTCCTTCGACATGATCTATGCCCGTCCCGGCCAGACCGAGGCGCAATGGCGGGAGGAGCTGGACGAGGCCTGCGGCTTCGCCGGCGAGCACCTGTCGCTCTACCAGCTCACCATCGAGCCGGAGACGCCGTTCGCCGCGCTGCAGGCCAGGGGCCGGCTGGTCGTGCCCGAGGACGATGCCGCCCGCGGCCTCTACGACGTGACGCTGGAGACGACCGCGGCGCGCGGCCTGCCGGCCTACGAGATTTCCAACCACGCCCGCCCCGGCGCCGAGTGCCGGCACAATCTGGTCTACTGGCGCGGTGGCGAATGGGCCGGCGTCGGCCCCGGCGCGCACGGCCGGCTCAATCTCGACATGGGCCGCAGCGCGGTGTCGACCATCCGGTCGCCGGAAGCCTGGCGCGCCGCCGTCGAGGCGCACGGTCACGGCATCGAGGACAAGACCCCGCTCACCCCCGCCGAGGTGGCCGACGAATTCCTCGTCATGGGGCTGCGGCTGATCGACGGCGTCAACGTCGACCGCTACCGGGTTCTCGCCGGCAAGCCGTTCAATCCGAACCGCATCGCCGATCTCGTCGATTACGGCCTGCTCGAGGAGCTGCCCGGCCATCGCCTGCGGGCCACGCCCGCGGGCTTCGCCGTCCTCAACGCCGTGGTCGCCGATCTGGCGGCCTAG
- the rph gene encoding ribonuclease PH, which yields MRPSKRAPDELRPVRIERGVSRHAEGSCLVRFGDTEVLCMASLEDKVPGWLRGAGRGWVTAEYGMLPRATGERMRREAASGRQGGRTLEIQRLIGRSLRAVTDLVKLGERQITVDCDVLQADGGTRTAAITGGWVALHECVRWMQARDMVQESPLVDHVAAVSCGIYAGTPVLDLDYPEDSEAGTDANFVITGSGNLVEVQASAEGAPFSEDELLRLLTLARGGVSRLVDLQKMAIA from the coding sequence ATGCGACCGTCCAAACGCGCCCCCGACGAACTGCGTCCCGTCCGAATCGAGCGCGGTGTGTCGCGCCACGCCGAGGGCTCCTGCCTCGTGCGGTTCGGCGACACCGAGGTCCTGTGCATGGCTAGCCTCGAGGACAAGGTGCCCGGCTGGCTGCGCGGGGCGGGGCGCGGCTGGGTGACGGCGGAATACGGCATGCTGCCGCGCGCCACCGGCGAGCGCATGCGCCGCGAGGCCGCCTCCGGCCGGCAGGGCGGCCGCACCCTCGAGATCCAGCGCCTGATCGGCCGTTCGCTGCGCGCCGTCACCGATCTCGTCAAGCTCGGCGAGCGCCAGATCACCGTCGATTGTGACGTGCTGCAGGCCGACGGCGGCACCCGCACCGCCGCGATCACCGGCGGCTGGGTGGCGCTGCACGAATGCGTCCGCTGGATGCAGGCGCGCGACATGGTGCAGGAGTCCCCGCTGGTCGATCACGTCGCCGCCGTCTCCTGCGGCATCTATGCCGGCACCCCGGTGCTCGACCTCGATTACCCCGAGGATTCCGAAGCCGGCACCGACGCCAATTTCGTCATCACCGGCTCGGGCAACCTCGTCGAGGTGCAGGCGAGCGCCGAGGGCGCGCCGTTCAGCGAGGACGAGCTGCTGCGCCTGCTGACGCTGGCCCGCGGCGGCGTTTCCCGCCTGGTCGACCTGCAGAAGATGGCGATCGCATGA
- a CDS encoding penicillin-binding protein activator has product MFAFFKGSAARGGAISRRAFGGLAVAASLAVLTGCGQGVGPGLGPTMQPTGDAIGSGSIKVALLLPLSATGNAGTTAKAMQNAAELALSEIPSADIQLVPLDTRGTPEGARSAAQTAVAGGVSLVVGPLFAAEVSAVAPITKAARIPVLAFSSDANVASQGVYLLSFLPETDVDRVVSYAARQGKRSFAALLPQGAYGSVVEAALQQSVSANGGRVAAVVRYDTGAEALKASVAQLGGVVGGTNPQADALLIPEGHAVLPTLTAELANAQISSRRVQLLGSGQWNDETVWRLAGLNGGWFPGPDPAGWQAFVAKYRGRYGVVPPRNATLAYDAVTLAAALARIGGTAGFSDQTLTNPDGFSGVDGIFRFRANGTSQRGLAILEVQNGSATIRQRAPASFGAGG; this is encoded by the coding sequence GTGTTTGCGTTCTTCAAAGGGAGCGCCGCTCGCGGCGGCGCCATCTCGCGGCGAGCCTTCGGCGGCCTGGCGGTCGCCGCCAGCCTTGCCGTGCTCACCGGGTGCGGACAGGGTGTCGGACCGGGGCTCGGCCCGACCATGCAGCCGACGGGCGATGCGATCGGCAGCGGCTCGATCAAGGTGGCGCTGCTGTTGCCGCTATCGGCGACCGGCAATGCCGGGACGACCGCCAAGGCGATGCAGAACGCCGCCGAGCTGGCGCTGTCCGAGATCCCCTCCGCCGACATCCAGCTCGTGCCGCTCGACACGCGCGGCACGCCGGAGGGCGCGCGCAGCGCCGCCCAGACGGCGGTGGCCGGCGGCGTCAGCCTCGTCGTCGGCCCGCTGTTCGCGGCGGAAGTGAGCGCGGTCGCGCCGATCACCAAGGCGGCGCGCATCCCGGTTCTGGCCTTCTCCTCGGACGCCAACGTCGCCTCGCAGGGCGTCTATCTCCTGAGCTTCCTGCCGGAGACCGACGTCGACCGGGTCGTGTCCTACGCCGCGCGGCAGGGCAAACGTTCCTTCGCCGCGCTTCTGCCGCAAGGCGCGTACGGCTCGGTCGTCGAGGCCGCCCTGCAGCAATCGGTCTCGGCGAATGGCGGCCGCGTCGCCGCCGTCGTGCGCTACGACACCGGCGCCGAGGCGCTGAAGGCCTCGGTCGCGCAGCTCGGCGGAGTCGTCGGCGGCACCAATCCGCAGGCCGACGCGCTGCTGATCCCCGAAGGCCACGCGGTCTTGCCGACGCTGACGGCGGAACTCGCCAATGCGCAGATCTCGTCGCGGCGCGTGCAGCTGCTCGGCTCGGGACAGTGGAACGACGAGACCGTGTGGCGCCTGGCCGGCCTCAACGGCGGCTGGTTCCCGGGGCCCGACCCGGCCGGCTGGCAGGCGTTCGTGGCCAAGTACCGCGGGCGCTACGGCGTCGTGCCGCCACGCAACGCCACGCTCGCCTACGACGCGGTGACGCTCGCCGCGGCGCTGGCGCGGATCGGCGGCACCGCGGGCTTCAGCGACCAGACGCTGACCAATCCGGACGGCTTCTCCGGCGTCGACGGCATCTTCCGCTTCCGCGCCAACGGCACCAGCCAGCGCGGCCTGGCGATCTTGGAGGTCCAGAACGGCTCGGCCACGATCCGCCAGCGGGCGCCGGCCTCGTTCGGGGCTGGCGGCTAG
- the rdgB gene encoding RdgB/HAM1 family non-canonical purine NTP pyrophosphatase → MSDPARPEPRRPEPRRLEPGRLVVATHNAGKLREIRELLAPFGFDTVSAGELSLPEPEETGATFEDNAILKARAAAEASGLPALADDSGLAVDALDGAPGIHSARWAGADRDFARAMRNVEEELQKKGATGPDARTARFVAALAIAWPDGHIETVRGEVEGTLVWPPRGTQGFGYDPMFLPDGFDRTFGEMSAQEKHGGKADDPDNPPLSHRARAFATLVEAHIDTDNG, encoded by the coding sequence ATGAGCGATCCTGCCCGCCCCGAACCTCGGCGCCCCGAACCCCGGCGCCTCGAACCGGGCCGGCTCGTGGTCGCGACCCACAACGCCGGCAAGCTCAGGGAGATCCGCGAGCTGCTGGCGCCCTTCGGCTTCGATACCGTGTCGGCGGGCGAGCTCAGCCTGCCGGAGCCGGAGGAGACCGGGGCCACCTTCGAGGACAACGCGATCCTCAAGGCCCGCGCCGCCGCGGAGGCCTCGGGCCTGCCGGCGCTCGCCGATGACTCCGGCCTCGCCGTCGACGCGCTCGACGGGGCGCCGGGCATCCATTCGGCCCGCTGGGCCGGCGCCGACCGCGATTTCGCCCGCGCCATGCGCAATGTCGAGGAGGAGTTGCAGAAGAAGGGCGCGACCGGCCCCGACGCACGGACCGCCCGCTTCGTCGCCGCACTGGCGATCGCCTGGCCGGATGGCCATATTGAAACGGTGCGCGGCGAGGTCGAGGGCACGCTGGTGTGGCCGCCGCGCGGGACGCAGGGCTTCGGCTACGATCCGATGTTCCTGCCCGACGGTTTCGACCGGACCTTCGGTGAGATGAGCGCGCAGGAAAAGCACGGCGGCAAGGCGGACGATCCCGACAACCCGCCGCTGTCGCATCGCGCCCGCGCCTTCGCCACGCTGGTCGAGGCGCATATCGATACGGACAACGGATGA
- the hrcA gene encoding heat-inducible transcriptional repressor HrcA, giving the protein MNDIRPSGTRAPEAGLSKSGLAELNARSREIFRRIVEAYLETGEPIGSRNIARALQLSLSPASVRNVMSDLEVLGLIYAPHTSAGRLPTELGLRFFVDALLEVGDLSPNERQSIEARFGPQPQQRSMEGVLDQASSLLSGLSRGAGLVLTSKTDMRIRHIEFVRLEPRRVLIILVGDDGSVENRVVEIDEDIPPSALVEAGNYLNARLQGRTLTEVREEIARTRSALEAELDTLSARVVEAGLATWSGVADDRPRTLIVRGQANLLEDLHALEDLERIRVLFDDLEKKNDIIELLGHAERADGVRIFIGSENKLFSLSGSSVVAAPYRDANDKIVGVLGVIGPTRINYARIVPVVDYTAQLVSRLLD; this is encoded by the coding sequence ATGAACGATATTCGCCCAAGCGGCACACGCGCCCCGGAAGCGGGGCTCAGCAAATCGGGGCTCGCCGAGCTCAACGCGCGCTCGCGCGAGATCTTCCGCCGCATCGTCGAAGCCTATCTGGAGACCGGCGAACCGATCGGCTCGCGCAACATCGCACGCGCGCTGCAGCTGTCGCTGTCGCCGGCGTCGGTGCGCAACGTGATGAGCGACCTCGAGGTGCTCGGCCTGATCTACGCGCCGCATACCAGCGCGGGCCGGCTGCCGACGGAACTGGGCCTGCGCTTCTTCGTCGACGCGCTGCTCGAGGTGGGCGACCTGTCGCCGAACGAACGCCAGTCGATCGAGGCCCGGTTCGGGCCGCAGCCGCAGCAGCGCTCCATGGAAGGCGTGCTCGACCAGGCCTCGAGCCTGCTGTCGGGCCTGTCGCGCGGCGCCGGACTGGTGCTCACCAGCAAGACCGACATGCGCATCCGCCACATCGAATTCGTGCGGCTGGAGCCGCGACGGGTGCTTATCATCCTGGTCGGCGACGACGGATCGGTGGAAAACCGCGTCGTCGAGATCGACGAGGACATTCCGCCGTCGGCGCTGGTGGAGGCGGGCAACTACCTGAACGCGCGCCTGCAGGGCCGCACGCTGACGGAAGTGCGCGAGGAGATCGCCCGCACGCGCTCCGCGCTGGAAGCCGAGCTCGACACCCTGAGCGCGCGCGTGGTCGAGGCCGGGCTCGCCACTTGGTCGGGGGTGGCCGACGACCGGCCGCGCACGCTGATCGTCCGCGGCCAGGCCAATCTGCTCGAAGACCTGCACGCGCTAGAGGATCTCGAACGCATCCGCGTGCTGTTCGACGATCTGGAGAAGAAGAACGACATCATCGAGCTGCTCGGCCATGCCGAGCGAGCGGACGGGGTGCGCATCTTCATCGGCTCGGAGAACAAGCTGTTCTCGCTGTCCGGCTCCTCGGTGGTGGCCGCGCCCTATCGCGACGCCAACGACAAGATCGTCGGCGTGCTCGGCGTCATCGGCCCGACCCGGATCAACTACGCGCGCATCGTGCCGGTGGTCGACTACACCGCGCAGCTCGTCAGCCGCCTGCTCGACTAG
- the ubiV gene encoding ubiquinone anaerobic biosynthesis protein UbiV, producing MRGDEAEITLGPVLFNWQPEQWRDFYFRIADEAPVDTVYVGEAICSKRAPLFDRCRGAVLDRLDAAGKTVVLSTLSEVVLALDRKQIDAMCAQARFPVEANDTAALLSLAGRAHRIGPFMNVYNEATLAFLAGKGADGVCVPAELPAEAIRAMGETAAGLGVALEAQVFGRMPLALSARCYHARVYDRTRDSCLFVCEKDPDGLELKTLEGSPFLAINGIQTLSREYLNLVGELADLRVAGVSRFRLSPHSCDMVAVAEIFRAALDRAIDVPEAMARIGRLDLPGPFCNGFYHHRPGNHWHRTGSAPARSGADLTR from the coding sequence GTGCGCGGCGACGAAGCGGAGATCACACTCGGCCCGGTGCTGTTCAACTGGCAGCCCGAGCAATGGCGGGACTTCTATTTCCGCATCGCCGACGAGGCGCCGGTCGACACCGTCTATGTCGGCGAGGCGATCTGCTCGAAGCGCGCCCCGCTGTTCGACCGTTGCCGCGGCGCCGTCCTCGACCGGCTCGACGCCGCCGGCAAGACCGTGGTGCTGTCCACCTTGTCGGAGGTGGTACTGGCGCTCGACCGCAAACAGATCGACGCCATGTGCGCGCAGGCCCGGTTCCCGGTCGAGGCCAACGACACCGCGGCGCTGTTGTCGCTGGCCGGCCGGGCGCACCGGATCGGCCCGTTCATGAACGTCTACAACGAGGCCACGCTGGCCTTCCTCGCCGGCAAGGGCGCCGACGGCGTCTGCGTCCCCGCGGAGCTGCCCGCCGAGGCGATCCGGGCGATGGGCGAGACGGCCGCCGGCCTCGGCGTGGCGCTGGAGGCGCAGGTGTTCGGGCGGATGCCCTTGGCGCTGTCGGCGCGCTGCTATCACGCCCGCGTCTACGACCGCACCCGGGACAGCTGCCTGTTCGTCTGCGAGAAGGACCCCGACGGCCTCGAGCTGAAGACGTTGGAAGGCAGCCCCTTCCTCGCCATCAACGGTATCCAGACCCTGTCGCGCGAATATCTCAATCTCGTCGGTGAGCTCGCCGACCTGAGGGTCGCGGGCGTGTCGCGGTTCCGCCTGTCGCCGCACAGTTGCGACATGGTCGCCGTCGCCGAAATCTTCCGCGCCGCGCTGGATCGCGCCATCGACGTGCCGGAGGCGATGGCGCGCATCGGCCGCCTCGATCTTCCCGGCCCCTTCTGCAACGGCTTCTATCACCACCGCCCCGGCAACCACTGGCACCGGACCGGCTCGGCCCCGGCCCGCTCTGGCGCCGACCTGACCCGATAA